From the Bradyrhizobium sp. CCGUVB1N3 genome, one window contains:
- a CDS encoding IS1380 family transposase: protein MTDDTILPFSFPAVHAKKVTAAFDGGRLTSNGGVMLLAMAERRLGLADNLARVFPDRRDPTRVVHSLVDMFRARMFAICCGYEDADDLDHLRSDPAFKLACGRLPDSGRDLCSQPTLSRLENAPRLRDVIRLTYTLVDAWMDSYPREPASVTLDIDDTCDVVHGHQQLSLFNAHYDERCFLPIHVYDTEKSRPVAVVLRPGKTPGGVEVRAHLRRLIRHIRTRWHKTRITFRGDGHYARPEAMTWCENNGIDYIFGLSGTKPLARKVDEVADDVRTRRAIENLPVLRGYTETRHKAKSWDHERRTVARIEATMLGLDIRFVVTSLDVGSAEWIYDSLYCARGQAENLIKLHKTQLASDRTSCRSALANQVRLVLHTAAYWLMLTVRGAIPKVRELATAEFATLRLRLLKIAARVIETASRIRLAFAAACPEADLFRSLPGALLPLGP, encoded by the coding sequence ATGACCGATGATACGATTCTGCCCTTCTCGTTTCCAGCCGTTCACGCCAAGAAAGTCACAGCTGCCTTCGATGGTGGACGCCTAACCTCGAATGGGGGCGTGATGCTTCTGGCGATGGCCGAGCGGCGTCTCGGTTTGGCCGACAATTTGGCCCGGGTGTTCCCGGATCGGCGCGATCCGACGCGGGTCGTGCACAGCCTTGTCGATATGTTCCGCGCGCGCATGTTCGCGATCTGCTGCGGCTACGAGGACGCCGACGACCTCGATCATCTGCGGTCCGATCCCGCATTCAAGCTGGCCTGCGGACGGCTGCCGGACAGCGGTCGCGATCTGTGTTCCCAACCGACGCTGTCGCGCCTGGAGAATGCTCCGCGCCTGCGCGACGTGATCCGACTGACCTACACTTTGGTCGACGCATGGATGGATAGCTACCCGCGCGAGCCGGCATCCGTCACGCTCGACATCGATGATACCTGCGATGTCGTCCACGGCCATCAGCAGCTCTCGCTGTTCAACGCTCATTATGACGAACGCTGCTTCCTGCCGATCCACGTCTACGACACGGAGAAGAGCCGGCCCGTGGCGGTCGTGCTGCGGCCCGGCAAGACGCCGGGCGGCGTCGAGGTGCGTGCCCATCTGCGCCGCCTGATACGGCATATCCGGACGCGGTGGCACAAGACGCGAATTACGTTCCGTGGCGACGGGCACTATGCTCGGCCGGAGGCCATGACGTGGTGCGAGAACAACGGCATCGACTACATCTTCGGTCTGTCCGGTACCAAGCCTCTCGCCAGAAAAGTCGACGAGGTCGCCGACGACGTTCGCACGCGACGCGCCATCGAGAACCTGCCTGTTCTGCGCGGCTATACCGAGACGCGCCACAAGGCAAAGTCCTGGGATCACGAACGGCGCACTGTCGCCCGTATTGAGGCGACGATGCTCGGCCTCGACATCCGCTTCGTCGTCACCAGCCTCGATGTCGGCTCGGCCGAGTGGATCTACGACAGCCTGTATTGCGCGCGCGGCCAAGCCGAAAATCTGATCAAGCTGCATAAGACGCAGCTCGCCTCCGATCGCACCAGTTGCCGTTCGGCGCTCGCCAACCAGGTCCGTCTCGTTCTCCACACCGCCGCTTATTGGTTGATGCTTACCGTGCGCGGCGCCATTCCCAAAGTCCGGGAATTGGCCACTGCCGAGTTCGCGACGCTGCGTCTTCGTCTCTTGAAAATCGCAGCCCGGGTCATCGAAACCGCGAGCCGCATTCGCCTTGCGTTCGCCGCGGCATGCCCCGAAGCCGACCTCTTCCGCAGCTTGCCCGGCGCGCTGCTCCCGCTCGGTCCGTAA
- a CDS encoding IS3 family transposase (programmed frameshift), with product MTKRSRRTHSPAFKAKVALAAVKGEKTLAELAQLFDVHPNQITTWKTQLLEGAAGVFGQDNGPAEAPVDLKALHAKIGELALENGFFVRRAHQGGPAERKAMIDRDHDLSVVRQAKVLNLARSTVYYEPRPVSAEDLVLMRRLDELHLDYPFAGARMLRSLLQREGMQIGRRHVATLMKRMGIEAIYRRPNTSKPAPGHKIYPYLLRGLKIERPNQVWAMDISYIPMRRGFVYLAAVVDVFSRRVLVHRVSITMETIFCVEALQEALAKHGRPEIFNTDQGSQFTSLDFTGVLLDANIAISMDGKGAWRDNVFVERLWRTVKYEEVYLRAYDSVLEARASISKYLAFYNRGRPHSSLDERTPDEAYFGAQTMVTAA from the exons ATGACGAAGAGGAGTCGCCGGACGCATTCTCCGGCATTCAAGGCAAAGGTGGCTTTGGCGGCCGTGAAGGGGGAGAAGACGTTGGCCGAGCTGGCGCAATTGTTTGATGTCCATCCGAACCAGATCACGACCTGGAAGACCCAACTCCTGGAAGGCGCCGCCGGAGTGTTTGGGCAGGACAACGGACCGGCCGAGGCGCCGGTCGATTTGAAGGCGTTACATGCCAAGATCGGCGAGCTTGCGTTGGAGAACG GATTTTTTGTCCGGCGCGCTCACCAAGGCGGGCCTGCTGAGCGCAAAGCGATGATCGACCGCGACCATGATCTGTCTGTCGTGCGCCAGGCGAAGGTCCTGAACCTTGCCCGCAGTACGGTTTACTATGAACCTCGGCCGGTTTCGGCCGAGGACCTTGTCTTGATGCGCCGGCTCGATGAGCTGCACCTCGATTATCCCTTCGCAGGGGCGCGCATGCTGCGATCGCTGTTGCAGCGTGAGGGCATGCAGATTGGCCGCCGCCACGTCGCGACGCTGATGAAGCGCATGGGGATCGAGGCGATCTATCGCCGTCCGAACACGAGCAAGCCCGCACCGGGCCACAAGATCTACCCGTACCTATTGCGCGGATTGAAGATCGAGCGGCCGAACCAGGTCTGGGCAATGGACATCAGCTACATTCCGATGCGACGTGGATTCGTCTACCTCGCGGCGGTCGTCGATGTGTTCAGCCGACGGGTGTTGGTCCATCGCGTATCGATCACGATGGAGACGATATTCTGCGTCGAAGCGCTCCAGGAGGCGTTGGCGAAGCACGGCAGGCCCGAGATCTTCAACACGGATCAGGGTAGCCAGTTCACCAGCCTCGACTTCACCGGCGTGCTGCTGGACGCGAACATCGCCATCAGCATGGACGGCAAGGGTGCCTGGCGCGACAACGTGTTCGTCGAGCGGCTGTGGCGCACTGTCAAATACGAGGAAGTCTATCTGCGTGCTTACGACAGCGTGCTCGAGGCGCGAGCATCGATTTCCAAATATCTGGCGTTCTACAACCGAGGACGTCCTCACTCGAGCCTTGACGAACGCACGCCCGACGAGGCTTACTTCGGCGCGCAAACGATGGTGACGGCCGCATGA
- a CDS encoding IS110 family transposase, whose amino-acid sequence MDIHRSFAQVAILEDGTIIRQLRVDLVHDRLVAFAKTLSLEDEVVIEVTGNSAAVERILRPHVKRVAVANPRLVRAIAYARVKTDKVDAGTLAKLHAAGFLPEVWVADEDTYSRRRQMAERAGVLAQIIRIKGRMKAILHANLIPPYKGYLFGKRGQHWLDSLPLPSEERAMLRRLIVELERVTKQLSEIDKVVAQQALDDPRALKLMTIPGVSSVVASSVLASIGDIARFPSPDKLSSYFGLTPRVRQSGEHPARHGRISKQGNRDARKMLVEAAWSAKTAPGPLRAFFNRTQKKHGAGVAAVATARKLAVMIWHVLTTGKDYAYARPAFTAMKLRKVALKAGAPRAYGKAGPGRDYWIKEIREREAGYVARVEQAYERMVAAWKEKPKKVATN is encoded by the coding sequence ATGGACATCCACCGATCGTTCGCCCAGGTGGCGATCCTGGAGGACGGAACAATAATCCGACAGCTCCGCGTAGATCTCGTCCACGATCGGCTTGTCGCCTTTGCCAAGACACTCAGCCTCGAGGATGAGGTGGTCATCGAGGTGACGGGCAACAGCGCGGCGGTCGAACGTATTCTGCGCCCGCACGTTAAGCGCGTCGCGGTCGCCAATCCGAGGCTCGTTCGGGCGATTGCCTATGCGCGAGTCAAAACGGACAAGGTCGATGCTGGGACCCTGGCAAAGTTGCATGCTGCCGGCTTCTTGCCGGAGGTCTGGGTTGCTGACGAGGATACCTACAGCCGCCGGCGCCAGATGGCCGAGCGCGCTGGCGTCTTGGCGCAGATCATCCGGATTAAAGGACGCATGAAGGCTATCCTGCATGCCAACCTCATCCCGCCCTACAAAGGCTATCTCTTCGGCAAGCGCGGACAGCATTGGCTGGACAGTCTGCCTCTTCCATCGGAGGAGCGTGCAATGCTCCGGCGTCTGATCGTGGAACTCGAACGCGTGACGAAGCAACTGTCGGAGATCGACAAAGTCGTGGCCCAACAGGCTCTGGACGATCCACGGGCTCTTAAGCTGATGACGATCCCCGGCGTGAGTTCGGTTGTCGCATCGAGTGTACTGGCCTCCATCGGCGACATCGCACGCTTCCCGTCGCCGGATAAGCTCAGCAGCTATTTCGGATTGACTCCGCGGGTTCGGCAGTCAGGCGAGCACCCGGCACGGCATGGCCGGATCTCGAAGCAGGGCAACCGTGACGCCCGCAAGATGCTGGTTGAGGCGGCGTGGTCAGCCAAGACGGCGCCGGGTCCGTTGCGAGCATTCTTCAACCGCACGCAGAAAAAGCACGGGGCGGGGGTCGCAGCCGTCGCGACGGCCCGCAAGCTCGCAGTCATGATCTGGCACGTCCTGACGACCGGGAAGGACTACGCTTACGCGCGGCCAGCGTTCACGGCGATGAAACTCCGGAAGGTGGCTCTGAAGGCTGGGGCTCCCCGTGCCTACGGCAAGGCTGGCCCGGGCCGGGACTATTGGATCAAGGAAATCCGCGAACGGGAAGCTGGTTACGTCGCACGCGTCGAGCAGGCCTACGAACGCATGGTGGCTGCCTGGAAGGAAAAACCAAAAAAAGTTGCCACGAACTGA
- the ltrA gene encoding group II intron reverse transcriptase/maturase — MSEAKPYDISKHLVWQAWQQVKANQGAAGVDGVSIAAFEKDLKRNLYKVWNRMSSGTYFPPPVRLVEIPKSDGKSVRKLGIPAVGDRVAQTVAKMVIEKEVEPIFHPDSYGYRPRRSALDAVGKARERCWKFDWVIDLDIKSFFDTIPWDLMEKAVAHHVELGWARLYVKRWLQAPVERKDGARDERTRGTPQGSVVSPVLSNLFMHYCFDAWMQRTFSHLCFERFADDAIVHCRSEEEAKAVLEAIRERLAECGLELHPEKTRIVYCKDNNRSGGYEQITFDFLGYTFRPRKARNRSGKKFVSFVPAISRKAAKGIRQTIREWRIASTRNNQELKDLAKLIDPVARGWLNYYGRYYRTECVNVLRHVNETLTRWVMRKYKRFKRRKTAAVHWLGRLAKREPKLMYLWTAGIRPAAG, encoded by the coding sequence ATGTCCGAGGCAAAGCCGTATGACATTTCCAAACACCTTGTTTGGCAAGCCTGGCAACAGGTCAAAGCAAACCAAGGAGCTGCGGGCGTGGATGGCGTCTCTATCGCGGCGTTCGAAAAGGATCTGAAGAGGAATCTCTACAAGGTCTGGAATCGCATGTCGTCGGGGACGTATTTTCCACCGCCCGTTCGTCTCGTGGAAATCCCCAAATCTGACGGCAAGAGTGTCAGGAAACTCGGCATTCCCGCCGTCGGAGACCGCGTTGCCCAGACGGTCGCAAAGATGGTCATAGAAAAGGAAGTGGAGCCAATCTTCCACCCCGACTCCTACGGCTATCGACCCCGACGGTCTGCGCTCGACGCAGTGGGGAAGGCGCGCGAGCGCTGCTGGAAATTCGATTGGGTCATAGACCTGGACATCAAGTCATTCTTCGATACGATTCCATGGGACCTGATGGAAAAAGCTGTAGCCCACCATGTGGAATTGGGCTGGGCTCGTCTCTACGTCAAGCGGTGGCTGCAAGCTCCCGTGGAACGGAAAGACGGAGCCCGTGACGAGCGAACACGGGGAACCCCTCAGGGCTCCGTTGTCTCGCCCGTGCTCTCCAATCTCTTCATGCATTACTGTTTCGATGCATGGATGCAGCGGACCTTCTCACATCTGTGTTTCGAAAGATTCGCCGATGATGCGATCGTCCATTGCAGGAGTGAGGAGGAGGCCAAAGCCGTATTGGAAGCGATCCGAGAACGTCTTGCCGAATGCGGTCTAGAACTCCACCCGGAGAAAACCCGGATCGTCTACTGCAAGGACAACAATCGGAGCGGAGGATATGAGCAAATCACGTTCGATTTCCTCGGGTATACCTTCCGGCCGCGAAAAGCCCGCAACAGGAGCGGTAAGAAGTTTGTTAGCTTCGTGCCGGCCATCAGCCGCAAGGCAGCCAAGGGAATCCGGCAGACTATCCGCGAATGGCGGATAGCATCGACACGGAATAACCAGGAGCTGAAAGACCTTGCCAAGCTGATCGATCCTGTGGCGAGGGGATGGCTGAACTACTACGGGCGATACTACCGCACGGAGTGCGTCAACGTCCTTCGCCATGTCAACGAGACGCTCACGCGATGGGTGATGCGGAAATATAAGAGGTTCAAACGCCGAAAGACCGCAGCAGTACACTGGCTCGGACGTCTCGCAAAACGAGAGCCGAAGCTGATGTACCTGTGGACGGCCGGCATTCGACCCGCGGCTGGATGA
- the virB11 gene encoding P-type DNA transfer ATPase VirB11 yields MNDFRSSPDVSYIEEYFSPLKEYLTNDSINEVVINPDNSIFVEEAGSLHMHQINVALGANAIKRLGVQLAGEARNTLGVLHPIVSGRVNVWGNPQRVQVVVEPAVEYGVSLSIRKYPARTLDVSHIQFVEGEQISVDALRQERHRTAADMAQTGNLQALFRLAIEEKFNVLVSGGTSSGKTTVARALLAMSHSDERIITIEDAPELSPPHKNQVGLIADRTANSARSPSKLLESCLRMRPDRIVLGEIRGVEAYDFLEAINTGHPGAITTIHADSPELAFDRLAFMVIRSGVQMSHSSIVNYAKKTIDLIVHVGRRRGRRGVLQIYLPFARP; encoded by the coding sequence ATGAATGACTTCCGGTCAAGCCCAGACGTCTCTTATATAGAGGAGTATTTCAGCCCCCTGAAGGAATATCTCACGAACGATAGTATCAATGAGGTGGTGATCAACCCCGACAATTCCATCTTCGTCGAAGAGGCCGGATCGTTACACATGCACCAGATCAATGTGGCGTTAGGGGCCAACGCCATCAAGCGGCTCGGAGTGCAGCTAGCGGGAGAGGCCCGCAACACTCTTGGGGTACTTCATCCGATCGTGTCAGGCCGGGTTAACGTTTGGGGCAACCCCCAGCGCGTCCAAGTGGTTGTCGAACCTGCGGTTGAGTACGGCGTGTCCCTGTCGATCCGCAAATACCCGGCGCGGACTTTGGACGTTTCCCATATCCAATTCGTCGAAGGCGAGCAGATCTCGGTGGACGCCCTCCGGCAGGAGCGCCATAGGACAGCGGCCGATATGGCTCAAACCGGCAACCTGCAGGCTCTCTTCCGACTGGCAATTGAGGAGAAATTTAACGTTTTGGTTTCGGGTGGCACATCGTCAGGGAAGACGACGGTGGCACGCGCTTTGCTGGCGATGTCGCACTCCGACGAACGAATCATTACCATCGAGGATGCACCGGAGCTTTCTCCACCGCACAAGAACCAGGTTGGCTTAATTGCCGATCGCACGGCAAACTCCGCTCGGAGTCCGTCAAAGCTCTTGGAAAGCTGTCTGCGAATGCGCCCTGACCGCATCGTTCTGGGCGAAATTCGCGGTGTCGAGGCTTATGATTTTCTTGAGGCGATCAATACTGGACACCCAGGCGCGATAACAACTATCCACGCCGACAGTCCTGAACTTGCGTTCGACCGGCTAGCCTTCATGGTCATCCGATCAGGGGTGCAGATGTCCCATAGTTCGATCGTCAACTACGCGAAAAAGACGATTGACCTCATTGTCCATGTGGGACGCCGCCGTGGCAGGCGCGGCGTTTTGCAAATCTATTTGCCGTTCGCCCGACCATGA
- a CDS encoding TrbI/VirB10 family protein has protein sequence MAVFATTLLAGAVCAFIAMSSTQVLKVIGLSGDDGQKASQVDLKVEDVPRAHQPLDFAVPKAPPAKQTATESDSPMDKQVHDSKNEVGLNAQDHDGANVSLADVQKLLDAYNKELSLKLKEDRERAEAENARLRAAALRLEEERNSAQREAERRRELDEISAKQRQSNGIVVDESGPWDGSGSEVKTSVSRVLADPSHTIVQGTIISAVLETAIHSELPGNVRAHVLEPVFAIDGSRVLLPAGTSLIGTVGDKVQIEQRRVLIAWNRAITPDAKSIELGSAGVDLLGRAGTEGNVDNRYGAKIGAGLLFSVVTAVSSTIPALVGSNRSSNVNRPPYYSGGAWPDSSNATGQAVADAAATIGGQARPIVDEYLSLPPLLRVPQGEEVRIFVNRDLVLR, from the coding sequence ATGGCAGTTTTCGCCACCACGCTTCTAGCCGGCGCCGTCTGCGCGTTCATTGCTATGAGCTCCACGCAAGTCTTGAAAGTGATCGGTCTGAGTGGCGATGACGGCCAAAAGGCTTCGCAAGTCGATTTAAAGGTCGAGGACGTGCCAAGAGCCCATCAGCCGCTTGACTTTGCTGTTCCCAAGGCTCCTCCAGCTAAGCAAACGGCCACTGAGTCTGACAGTCCGATGGATAAGCAGGTCCATGACAGCAAAAATGAAGTAGGCTTAAACGCCCAGGACCACGATGGCGCGAACGTTTCGCTCGCGGATGTCCAGAAACTGCTGGACGCTTATAACAAAGAACTATCGCTGAAGCTTAAAGAGGATCGTGAAAGGGCAGAAGCCGAGAATGCACGTCTTCGGGCCGCGGCACTACGATTGGAAGAAGAGCGCAATTCCGCTCAGCGCGAGGCCGAGAGGCGCCGCGAGCTGGATGAAATAAGCGCCAAGCAAAGGCAATCCAACGGCATAGTCGTTGACGAGTCAGGGCCGTGGGACGGGTCCGGCTCGGAGGTAAAGACCTCGGTGTCACGAGTTCTCGCTGATCCATCGCATACCATCGTGCAGGGGACCATCATCTCCGCGGTACTTGAAACGGCTATCCATTCAGAATTGCCCGGAAATGTCCGAGCTCATGTCCTCGAGCCCGTATTCGCGATCGACGGCTCGCGTGTTCTGCTGCCCGCAGGAACAAGCCTGATTGGCACTGTCGGCGATAAAGTGCAAATCGAGCAAAGACGAGTGCTAATCGCTTGGAATCGGGCCATCACTCCGGACGCCAAATCGATCGAGCTTGGCTCCGCAGGTGTGGACCTCCTCGGTCGAGCTGGTACCGAAGGGAATGTAGATAACCGTTATGGCGCGAAGATAGGTGCGGGTCTCCTCTTCAGCGTGGTCACGGCAGTGTCATCGACCATTCCCGCTCTCGTCGGCAGCAACAGGTCATCGAATGTAAATCGTCCGCCGTACTATAGCGGAGGTGCCTGGCCAGACAGCTCGAACGCTACAGGCCAGGCCGTGGCCGACGCTGCAGCGACCATCGGGGGGCAGGCCAGACCTATCGTTGACGAGTATCTCTCCCTTCCTCCACTCTTGCGTGTCCCGCAAGGCGAGGAAGTTCGTATTTTCGTGAATCGGGACCTTGTTCTTCGATGA
- a CDS encoding TrbG/VirB9 family P-type conjugative transfer protein, translating into MAFLSAVKAEQSPKAAASDWRIKRYVYDENNVYKLDLYLKSITAIQFAQGEIIESILVGDSASWEVVKLKVGNVMSVKPIIDKALTNMTVYTDRRIYTFELRTVGEIKAGMQAGAHQAFRTTFAYPDENKALHEGAGRGLPINEGYAASGDARFRPLAVTDNTLQTTFILPSGAPRPAVFMIGHDRQEKLVNSRTDGDRIVVDGISEFWVMRIGDETVCVAKASAVGMAPQ; encoded by the coding sequence ATGGCATTCTTGAGTGCGGTGAAGGCGGAGCAATCCCCCAAAGCGGCTGCGTCAGATTGGCGTATCAAGCGCTATGTTTACGACGAGAACAACGTCTACAAGCTCGATCTCTACTTGAAGTCCATCACGGCTATCCAGTTCGCACAGGGCGAGATAATCGAATCTATTCTCGTTGGCGACAGTGCATCCTGGGAAGTGGTCAAGCTGAAGGTCGGAAATGTGATGAGCGTAAAGCCTATCATTGATAAAGCTCTAACCAACATGACTGTCTACACTGATCGACGCATTTACACTTTTGAGCTGCGAACGGTCGGCGAAATTAAGGCGGGTATGCAGGCGGGGGCGCATCAAGCGTTCCGGACAACTTTCGCCTATCCCGATGAGAACAAGGCGCTACATGAAGGCGCGGGCAGGGGTCTTCCTATAAATGAAGGGTACGCAGCCTCGGGCGATGCGCGGTTCCGGCCGCTCGCCGTAACAGACAATACATTGCAGACAACGTTTATTTTGCCTAGCGGTGCGCCGCGGCCAGCGGTATTTATGATAGGACACGATCGCCAGGAGAAGCTGGTTAATTCTCGCACTGACGGCGACCGTATCGTCGTCGACGGGATCAGCGAGTTTTGGGTAATGAGAATTGGCGATGAGACGGTGTGCGTCGCCAAGGCGAGCGCGGTGGGCATGGCGCCTCAATGA
- a CDS encoding virB8 family protein, whose translation MSKQSTQHSFEDEIFFSLCVQRNNWAKVAVGSIGACLLALGVLIAVLPIKETVPYVVLVDKTTGEAEKLVQVQPATLQEREAVLQAELVSYVVDRETYDAADNKTRILDVMARSSGSAQETLAETWHSGSSQYPPIVYGDDVRVRVVVKSISLMPSDQRNAADLARVRIVKYREQKGHEAVRRSFVVTAGYQFKPQINVALEAVWKNPLGFVVSSYRIDAETAD comes from the coding sequence ATGTCTAAACAGTCAACCCAGCATTCATTCGAAGACGAGATTTTTTTTAGTCTTTGCGTGCAAAGGAACAATTGGGCGAAAGTTGCGGTCGGTTCCATTGGCGCGTGTCTGCTGGCCTTGGGAGTTCTTATTGCCGTGCTGCCCATCAAGGAGACCGTGCCGTATGTGGTTCTGGTGGACAAAACAACCGGCGAGGCCGAAAAACTCGTCCAAGTCCAGCCAGCAACGCTTCAGGAGCGGGAGGCCGTGCTTCAGGCGGAACTCGTTTCCTACGTCGTTGACCGAGAGACATATGATGCAGCGGACAACAAAACTCGGATACTTGACGTGATGGCACGCTCGTCAGGCTCCGCGCAGGAAACCCTCGCAGAAACTTGGCATTCGGGTTCTTCGCAATATCCACCCATAGTCTATGGAGATGACGTGCGAGTGAGGGTCGTAGTTAAGTCTATTTCCCTCATGCCTTCAGACCAGCGCAACGCAGCGGATTTGGCCCGGGTCCGCATCGTCAAGTACCGGGAGCAAAAGGGACACGAGGCCGTCCGCCGCAGTTTCGTGGTGACTGCCGGATATCAGTTCAAGCCGCAAATAAATGTTGCTTTGGAGGCAGTGTGGAAGAATCCGCTGGGCTTCGTCGTCTCGTCTTACCGAATTGATGCGGAAACTGCCGACTAG
- a CDS encoding type IV secretion system protein has product MGLISSIAHSIDTALVDYVQTVFQSVADPIRALLGATALVGLLFIALNHLVQFGSVNYSVYLQWGLRYVLIYSFATMWANFKGIYVIITEVPSDYGALMARGVVATLKTSAAPGFNPANIIDTYSAMDETAHAALQIADDFFSHLSVLKVGKAIRGVFFGAFTLVVVGFFYAACAITVIVGKLGLAVAISLAPLAIAMLMMPQTKQYFESWTRFTIGYSVIPLLTTALMAIVLYIAAETRAASGGDPFAFLFVIMAATVLLFQIPTMASNLASASVAAVGAGAVVAAASMAKSATMRLYANARRSQGAATDTGATSKASSGSDTSQAINAMRQSASMRQRHWDERVDR; this is encoded by the coding sequence ATGGGTCTCATCTCGAGTATCGCGCATAGTATCGACACAGCACTTGTCGATTATGTGCAAACGGTGTTTCAATCAGTCGCTGATCCGATCCGAGCACTACTTGGTGCTACAGCCCTAGTCGGGCTTCTCTTTATAGCACTGAACCATTTAGTCCAGTTTGGAAGCGTAAACTACTCTGTATATCTTCAATGGGGGTTGAGATATGTGCTCATATATTCGTTCGCGACTATGTGGGCCAATTTCAAGGGCATTTACGTGATAATCACGGAGGTGCCGAGCGACTATGGCGCGCTCATGGCGCGCGGGGTTGTGGCAACGCTCAAGACGAGCGCTGCTCCCGGTTTCAATCCAGCAAATATAATCGATACGTATTCGGCAATGGACGAGACGGCACATGCCGCGCTGCAGATTGCCGATGACTTCTTTTCGCACCTCTCGGTGCTCAAAGTCGGGAAGGCAATTCGGGGCGTGTTTTTTGGTGCGTTTACATTGGTCGTTGTCGGTTTTTTTTACGCCGCGTGCGCTATTACTGTGATAGTTGGAAAATTAGGGCTTGCGGTGGCAATCAGCCTAGCGCCCCTGGCAATTGCCATGCTGATGATGCCACAAACGAAGCAATATTTCGAGAGCTGGACACGCTTTACGATTGGTTATTCAGTCATTCCGTTATTGACGACGGCGCTAATGGCTATTGTACTTTATATCGCGGCGGAGACTCGCGCGGCGTCCGGCGGCGATCCATTTGCGTTCCTTTTCGTCATAATGGCAGCGACTGTTCTCCTGTTCCAGATTCCAACTATGGCAAGCAACCTAGCCAGTGCATCGGTTGCCGCTGTCGGGGCAGGTGCAGTCGTTGCCGCAGCTTCTATGGCCAAAAGTGCGACGATGAGGCTTTACGCCAACGCTCGACGATCGCAGGGCGCTGCCACCGATACCGGAGCGACCTCTAAGGCATCGTCAGGCAGCGATACGTCGCAGGCGATCAACGCGATGCGTCAAAGCGCTTCTATGCGGCAACGGCATTGGGACGAACGTGTGGATCGCTGA
- a CDS encoding type IV secretion system protein, with amino-acid sequence MMQLFASTSTAVAAISGPKPFPVNNEAADIAARKGGSTPAEMASAVLTGALAGPDETRESISRFRERYRLDDAFALHHDKRSSKIAYLSAQAAVTAYTAEDSYKRANASMGRINGYITALENSMDLKTSVDINTRVMIEVAQQLNETLRTQAAIASVAGSYFMVLGSDSAEPDTVRILPNDMKK; translated from the coding sequence ATGATGCAACTCTTTGCGTCGACTTCCACGGCTGTCGCCGCTATATCAGGTCCAAAGCCGTTTCCGGTGAACAACGAGGCGGCGGATATTGCGGCCCGCAAGGGAGGCTCAACGCCGGCGGAAATGGCCAGCGCTGTTTTGACGGGAGCATTGGCTGGGCCCGACGAAACGCGGGAATCGATTTCCCGATTTCGCGAACGCTATCGTTTGGATGATGCATTTGCGCTGCATCACGACAAACGGTCGAGCAAGATCGCGTACTTGTCGGCCCAAGCGGCAGTCACCGCGTACACCGCGGAAGACTCTTACAAGCGGGCCAATGCTAGCATGGGAAGGATCAATGGCTATATCACAGCGCTTGAAAACAGTATGGACTTAAAAACTAGCGTCGATATTAATACGCGCGTAATGATCGAAGTCGCACAGCAGCTTAACGAAACGCTGCGGACCCAAGCGGCGATTGCGTCGGTGGCAGGCTCGTATTTCATGGTGCTCGGCTCGGATAGTGCCGAGCCAGACACTGTGCGCATTCTGCCAAACGACATGAAAAAGTGA